In Paenibacillus sonchi, the genomic stretch ATCATTCTGCTCTTCCTGCGGAATATCCGCTCTACGATTATTTCCATCATCTCTATTCCATTGTCGCTGCTGATTGCAGTTCTCTGCCTGCGCCAGATGGACATTACCCTGAATATGATGACCCTGGGAGCAATGACCGTCGCCATTGGGCGTGTCGTCGATGACTCGATTGTCGTCATTGAGAACATCTACCGGCGCCTGAGTCTATCCGGTGAGAAGCTGCGGGGCCGGGAGCTGATCAGCGCGGCAACACGTGAAATGTTCGTGCCGATCATGTCCTCCACAATCGTTACCATCGCTGTGTTCCTGCCGCTCGCTTTTGTCAGCGGTATGGTGGGCGAGCTGTTCCTGCCTTTTGCCCTCACGATGGTATTCGCTCTGCTGGCTTCACTGATAGTAGCTATTACCCTGGTGCCCGCACTCGCTCACACGCTGTTCCGCAACGGCCTGAAGAAAGGCAAGAACAGCCACAGCGAAAAGCCTGGCAGAATGGCTGCCGGCTATCAGAAAATTCTGGACTGGTCCCTCTCCCATAAGCTGATTACCTTCGGGGTAGCCGTGCTTCTGCTGGTGGGCAGCTTGTTCCTGATCAAACCGATCGGTGTGAGCTTCATGCCTTCCCAGGAAGAGAAAAACGTAATGCTCACCTTCTCTCCAAAAGCCGGACAAACGCTGGAAGATGTGAAGGAGCAAGGCCTGAAAGCCGAGAAATACATTCTGGCTCAAAAGCATTTGGATAACATGCAGTATTCCATCGGCGGCAGCGGTCCGTTCGGTATGGGCTCCGGCAATTCCGGGCTGTTCTATGTGACCTATGACAGTGATACTCCGGATTTTGATACCGTCAAAGAAAACCTGATTGAAGGTCTGACCAAAGAGGTACCGGATGGGGTCTGGGGCGATATGTCCGGCATGTCAGGCGGAGGTCTTGGCGGCAATACGCTGACCGTGAACATTTTTGGCGACAGTCTGGATCAGCTTAAGCCGGTAGCCGACGAAATTGCCGGCATTGTGCAGGCGGACACCGGCAACTTCAAGGATGGAAAGACCAGCCTCTCCGAAGCCTACGATCAATACACCATCGTTGCCGATCAGGCGAAGCTTAGTTCCCTCGGCCTTACCGCCGGACAAATTGCCATGAAGCTTAGTCCTGCCGGTACCCGTCCAGTGCTGACTGAGGTGGCGATGGACGGTAAAAACTATAATGTCTACATTGAAACTGACAAGGACACGTACAACAGCATTCAGGAAATGGAAAAGGCTACGCTGACCTCCCCGCTGGGCATTACGGTGCCGATTGGCGAGGTAGCCAAGATTGAGAACGGGACTTCGCCGGACTCCATTACCCGCGAAGATGGTAAAATGAAGGTTGATGTCACCGCTGAGATTATCTCGAGTGACGTGAACAGTGCTTCGAACAGCGTCAAGGAAAAAATCGACGCGCTCGATCTGCCGGATGGCGTAACCGTCACCTTCGGCGGTGTAACCGAGCAGATTAACGATACGTTCGGACAGCTTGGAATTGCCATGGCGGCTGCCATTGCCATCGTGTACTTCGTGCTTGTAGTTACCTTCGGCGGCGGTCTGGCCCCGTTCGCGATCCTGTTCTCCCTGCCGTTCACCGTTATCGGTGCACTGGTTGCCCTGCTGCTGGCCGGAGAAACCCTCAACGTCTCGGCGCTCATGGGCGCACTGATGCTGATCGGGATCGTCGTCACCAATGCCATTGTCTTGATCGACCGTGTAATCCACAAGGAAAAAGAAGGGATGTCTACACGCCAAGCCTTGCTTGAAGCCGGAGCCACCCGCTTGCGTCCGATCCTGATGACCGCACTGGCGACCATCGGCGCATTGCTGCCGCTCGTATCCGGCCTCGAAAACAGCGCCGGCATCATCTCCAAGGGCCTCGGTGTAACAGTAATCGGCGGTCTGGTCAGTTCCACCCTGCTGACCCTGGTTGTTGTGCCGGTAGTGTATGAGTTCCTGATGAAATTCCGCAGCAAAAAAGTGTATGAATAAGGCTTGATGACCAATTGAAATAATAAAAAACAAGGTGCTCTTCCTTATGTGGAAGGGTGCCTTGTTTTTGGAGAAATGTTATATCCTACCTATGAATATTCATGGTATAATCACACAAGCAATGGAAAGGCTTATATGGGCGGTCGGCTAAGCTCCCTGAAGGGAGGTGAGGCCATGGAGGTCTATCAGGCGTTGTCCCTGATGTTCATGTTCGGCATGTTCATCATAGCACTGCTTAACTACCTCAAAAAGAAATAGACCGCCCTGTCCAAAGGAAACGGTCTATCTCTTGACTATTTTTCCGAAAGCCACCGCCCTTAAAAGCGGCTATTGCACCGGAGAACCGTGTTAGCGCACGGTTCTCTTTATTTTACGCTTGTTCTGGCTCTATTATAACATGCTGATCCTGTATTTCAATCGCTCACGCTAGATAATTCCCAGCCCAGCTCCCTTTAGGCCATTGTAGCCGCGCTGCTCTCCAGCGAAGTCTTCCAGGCGCGCAGCATCTGCAGATCCTGCGGCAGGAATTCCTCCAGCATATGGCTGAGTCCAAGATAGAGCGGACTATCCGTTGCGGCATTCAGCCGCTCGCAGAACTGCGGTGTCCATTTCAGCAGATGCTCTTCCAGGAAACGCTCCTGAATCTCCAGCAGTTCCATCGCACTGCGGATGGAGAAGCTGTTGTACAGCATCCGCTCATGCATTACTGCCATGAATTCCAGCTCTATGGAAATATGATCATCGGCTTCACCGCCGCATTTCTTGAAGACAATTCCCGCCGAAGCATACACATCGGAGAGCACGTTGCAGAATTCTTCCTCACGGCCCAGCTCGGCTGCTTCACGTGCCACAATAGTGCTGGCTGCACGCTCATTCATCAGGCGCATGTATTCACGGTTCTCCCGCTCGCAGATCTGCGGGAGCGCTGAAGGCTCCTGGCTGCAAAGGTACCGTTTCAGCTCACGTCCGCCTTCCGTCATCTCCGCTGCGACACCAAGCTGGCGGTTGCGAATCCACTGGGCGACCAGCGACAGACTAGGCTTGCGCCCATAAAAATCCACTAATAATTGATATATTAATCCCCGGCTATCCAACCAACGGCTGAATGCCTCCGGCACGACGAGCGATGGAACAGTAGGTATAGTCATTTTGCAAATCCTCCCTATTGGTTTGCCGGGCGCTTATCGCTTGTCTCTTGCAAGGCGGGCGTTATCCGGTCTAATCAAAGCTGTGCTCTTCGCAAAAGTGAGTGGAATATAAACTGATAATACTTCCGCACCTAGATTATATCGGAAATGTGAAGCGCTTTCGGTGAGCATTCTATGACCATTCCCCGAAATTGTCGCACTTCTGTCAAAATTGGCCTTTGCCATTTCGGTTTCATCACATATTATTTAGGTTGTCTTGTTTCTATCCTTTACAGCCTGTGTTCACCCCCTTTCCATCTCGTTACGTGCACACTGCCACAACTATCGCATTGACGCGGCTGTCAACAATCTTTAAAATTTAAAATAAATACATGCTGAAGGGAGCACAACATGGAACCCTTGACGGACCCTTTTGGACGACTGCATGATTACATGCGCATATCGGTTACAGACCGCTGCAACCTGCGCTGCATTTATTGTATGCCTGCGGAAGGAATGCAATTCCAGCCCCAGGACGAGATTATGAGCTATGAAGAAATTACCGCTGTTGTGGAGGCGCTCGCCCCTCTGGGGCTGAGCAAAATCCGTCTGACCGGAGGAGAGCCCCTGGTACGCAAGGATTTGGACAAGCTTGTCTCCATGATTGCCGCCATCCCGGGTATTGAGGACATCTCCCTTACCACCAACGGCCTGATGCTTCCCGCCAAAGCCGCCCTGCTCAAGCAGGCGGGCCTGTCACGGGTGAACATCAGCCTCGATTCCCTGCGCCAGGACCGTTTTGCCATGATCACCCGCGGCGGGGAAGTCGCCAAAGTGCTGAAGGGAATTGAAGCCGCTGAGGCGGCGGGCCTCTCCCCGATCAAGCTCAATGTTGTGCTCATGAAGGGCATCAACGATGATGAGATCAAGGACTTCATCTCGCTGACCCTGAACAGCCCGCTGAATGTGCGGTTCATTGAATATATGCCCATTGGCAGCGCAAGCGATGCCTGGCGCCAGACGTATCTGCCGCTCGAAACCGTAGTTGAAGCCTGCCATGAAGCAGGCTGGGCCACGGAAGAAGCGGACATGCCATCCGGCAACGGCCCTTCTCAGAACCGGCGGGTGGTCGGTGCGCGCGGAACCTTCGGGCTGATCCATCCCGTAAGCGAGCATTTCTGCGACAATTGCAACCGGCTGCGCCTAACGGCAGACGGGCACATCAAGGCCTGCCTCTACTGGGCGGATGAATACAATGTACGTCCTCTGACCAGCGATCCCGCAGCCGTGCAGGCCTTATTCCGCCAAGCCTTGGGCAACAAGCCGCATAACCACGAAATGGCGCTCGCCCTGGAGCGTAAAGCGCAGAGTCATACCCCGACCGTGCGGCGCATGTCGCAAATCGGGGGTTAGGCGGTCACGAAAACCTATAAATCCTTATATTTTTAAATAAACGGCAGGGCCATCCTTATCGGATCGCGCTGCCGTTTATTTTGATGTAACACGATTATCCGGGTTGCTCACTTGTGCGTACCTAACACCATAGATTGCTTGCCCCCGCACATTCCGGACTCAGAAAACCTTATTTCAAGAAATACAGCCCAAAACCACCCACGATAAACCAATTAACGGATTCTGAGTCCGCATAGCCATAAAAGTGACCTGTTTTTGCAAAATAACGCTTCTCCTGTCCGCATTAAGCTGCCTTCAGCTTACTTGGCATTAAGTCCAGTCCCCTAGGTGCTTGCTATATTGATCTCAAAATCCACCGATATCGTACCTTTAATCACGTTGCGGTCATGATCGACTTCAGCAGAAAGATCCACGCTGCGCATGGCGATTTCTTTGGCCCCAAAGCGCCTGCGGGCTAAATAATAGGTAGCCAGTTCGCTGCGGAACCGGGCGTGGTGATCATCATTGATCTGCTTATCCCGTATGAAGTGCCTCCGGTAAGGTATGTATGCAGAAAAACGTTGCAGAATGTGGTCAACATCCCAATGATAGCGGTTGGCCGTCTGCACGATTCTGAACAAAGCTGCAAAAATCTCTTTCTCTCTTGTCGAAACAAATTCCACATACTCCTCCAATGCTTCCTGTTGTCCATCCATCAAGCGATTTAAATAAGTATTAGCCGTCCCCCACTCTTTAAATTGGGCTACAATTTGGTTAACTTCCTCTCCTTTCTCCTGTATCCAACTCCCATCTGTGTAAAGTGGAACTAACTTCAAAGCAGTCTTGTGATCTCCTCGTTCCTCATAAGTGCATGAGCGCATAAGTTGTGCGTATAAAATATAATAATATACCGGTCTCTTTAAAACTTCGTGACTCGTATCTCTGTGATCTGACCGACTGCGAAATTGGTATTGAATAGTGGCTAGACGATATAATTCTTGGGCCAGTTCCTCTGCCTTCTCCCAATGATGCAAAGAATAGTATACATGCAGTAATTGTTTTAATGCATCCAACTGATGGGCCTCGTCGAGTCGATTCACATAGTTTTCAAATAGAGTAGCCTCTATCAAGTTCTGCTGAGGGTCATCCCCCAAAGCCATGACAAACAAACGATATTGGCAAAGCGCCAGCCGCTCCGAATGCTGATACTTTTCACTGGCAGCCACATTCTCATATATAATTGCAGCAGCCTGATGCTTATCCTGCTGGAAGAGTTCTTCCGCCAGATCAAACAACAGTGGCGCATAGACCAGATTGTCCAGCAGACCATGGATCAGTTGCTCAATGCAATCCAGACGTTCAAGCTGTGCAGAACGCAGAATAAAAGGCCGTAGCCGCCGCCAAGTTGGTGCTGAATCATACAGACATTCATTTACATATTTACTGTAAAAAAAGTCCTCTGCCAGTCCCATAGTCTGGGTGATTCGTTCCAAGTGGCTCATAGCCATCGCCTGCCGGCCTTTCATGATCCGGCTCAGTGTTCCGGAATGAATACCGCTGAGAGCAGCAAATCTGTTAATTGACAGATCCTCTTGTGCTAAGTACGCCCATAGTTCATCGCGAATTGTGACTGTATGCTCCAAGTCCATACCACCTTTATTCGTACTTATAATCAGGACACTATATCCTTTATTTGAAAGCCTATTTTTTACATAGTGAAAAATTCCACTTAAGCGGGTGCGCGTCTCTGATTCATATGAATATTACTGTAATTGTTCAGCAACTTGTCCAGTTCTACCGATTGTCTGAGTACCTTGGGTGGCTGAAACCACCATACTGCATTTGCATCTGATGAAGTTTACGTCTTGCCCAATCAATACGAATTCTAATGAATACAGCATATTCATATCAGTTTTCGTCTCCTCATGCAATATTTTAGATAATTATGTAAAATTGTGAAGTGTTATCATGGTTACAGCGCCCTAATAATTTACCGTAGTAAAGGAATGAAATAAAAAAGACGTGCCTGTTTTACAGGAACGCCTTGTGGCTCTATAGATTAGTCCATACTATACGTCTAAAGAAGCTATAAATAATCAGCCTCCACCTACTCCATGTACCATGGGTTGAATCAATTGCATTGTCTGGAGTGTGTTATGTTCAATACTTAATACGGGTATAGCTATTAAAAAAGCAAAACTAAATGAGGCTAACCATATTATGAGCTTTTTTCTCATTCTCAACACGCACCTCTCTAATCTTAGTTTTGTATCGTTCCTTTTCTTCTAGTGATGCCAAATATCGATATTGTTCGAATAAATCGACACAATTAATTACAATATCATCGTTGTTAATTTTGGAGGAACACTCCAAACTATGTAGTATAAAACGAATGCCTTCTCTTCGTTTATTATGTAAGTAATAGGCCGCCAATTCGGCGAGAAATCTGGCATATTGATCAGTCATAATTTGTTGGTTGTATTCGCCAAACTCGGAATGGTGGATTCGATAAGGAATGTAATCAGAAAAACGGACAAGAATCTGGTCGATATTCCAATTATATTTGTTCGCCGATTTAATAATATAATATATAGCAGTGAAAATCTCACCTTTATGTATTGAGATGTATTCAACATAATCATCCAATACTTCAATCTGTCCATCCAATAGGCGGTACAGATAAGTATTTGCTTTTCCCCAGTCCTGGAATTGAGCTAAGATTCGCTGCACTTCTTCGTTATCTTCTCGTATCCAATTTCCATTTGTATAAAGCGGAATAAGGTCCAAGGCCTTCTTGTAGTCTCCCAGTTCTACATATGCGCTTGAGCGAAGCAGATGCGCGTATAGAATATAGAAATAAATGGGCTTTTCTGGTGTTTTATCATTACTGTTTGTGCGATTAAAATTATCCTTCATTTCGTAGAGAATCGAAGCAAGTTGAAGCATCTCCTGGGCCAGTTTAGCGACCTCGCACCACTGATGCAGTGAACAGTAGACATGCAGTAGGTGCCTCAAAGCATCCAACTGATCCGCCTCATCCAACCGGGGCACATAAGGTTCGAACAGCGTCGCCGCCCGCAGGTTCTCGCTCTGGTCGTCACCAAGCGCAATGCGGAACAAGCGGTACTGACACATGGCTAGACGTTCGGAATACTGGTATTTCTCGCTGGCGCTCACATTCTCGTATAACAATGCTGCCGCCTGCCACTGCCCTTGCTTGAATAATCCT encodes the following:
- a CDS encoding efflux RND transporter permease subunit, whose product is MKSLINFSLRNKFAIWLLTIIIVFAGLYSGLTMKQETLPNISIPYLSITTIYPGAAPEGVVNDVSKPLEQKLRNVDGVKTLTSNSLENASSITIEFDYGTNLDNATAAVREALNEVALPDNVQKPQISRFSLSSLPVISLSLSDNSSSDLESLTRIAENDIRPALEDIEGVASVQIAGQYVKEVTLKFNQDKLKQYGLTEDTIKGIVQGSSLRVPLGLFTMEESQKAVVVDGNVTTVDDLKNLSIPVVPSGAAGAGAAGGAPASAGTPAGTGAAGGAGATDATGNAAGNAAGGAAMTGLPTVKLGELANIEVTGKSESISRTNGKESIGIQIVKANDANTVDVVNGVKDKTDELKKQYKSMDLTVLLDQGKPIEDSVNTMLSKAAFGALFAVLIILLFLRNIRSTIISIISIPLSLLIAVLCLRQMDITLNMMTLGAMTVAIGRVVDDSIVVIENIYRRLSLSGEKLRGRELISAATREMFVPIMSSTIVTIAVFLPLAFVSGMVGELFLPFALTMVFALLASLIVAITLVPALAHTLFRNGLKKGKNSHSEKPGRMAAGYQKILDWSLSHKLITFGVAVLLLVGSLFLIKPIGVSFMPSQEEKNVMLTFSPKAGQTLEDVKEQGLKAEKYILAQKHLDNMQYSIGGSGPFGMGSGNSGLFYVTYDSDTPDFDTVKENLIEGLTKEVPDGVWGDMSGMSGGGLGGNTLTVNIFGDSLDQLKPVADEIAGIVQADTGNFKDGKTSLSEAYDQYTIVADQAKLSSLGLTAGQIAMKLSPAGTRPVLTEVAMDGKNYNVYIETDKDTYNSIQEMEKATLTSPLGITVPIGEVAKIENGTSPDSITREDGKMKVDVTAEIISSDVNSASNSVKEKIDALDLPDGVTVTFGGVTEQINDTFGQLGIAMAAAIAIVYFVLVVTFGGGLAPFAILFSLPFTVIGALVALLLAGETLNVSALMGALMLIGIVVTNAIVLIDRVIHKEKEGMSTRQALLEAGATRLRPILMTALATIGALLPLVSGLENSAGIISKGLGVTVIGGLVSSTLLTLVVVPVVYEFLMKFRSKKVYE
- a CDS encoding putative holin-like toxin: MGGRLSSLKGGEAMEVYQALSLMFMFGMFIIALLNYLKKK
- a CDS encoding molecular chaperone, with the translated sequence MTIPTVPSLVVPEAFSRWLDSRGLIYQLLVDFYGRKPSLSLVAQWIRNRQLGVAAEMTEGGRELKRYLCSQEPSALPQICERENREYMRLMNERAASTIVAREAAELGREEEFCNVLSDVYASAGIVFKKCGGEADDHISIELEFMAVMHERMLYNSFSIRSAMELLEIQERFLEEHLLKWTPQFCERLNAATDSPLYLGLSHMLEEFLPQDLQMLRAWKTSLESSAATMA
- the moaA gene encoding GTP 3',8-cyclase MoaA, which codes for MEPLTDPFGRLHDYMRISVTDRCNLRCIYCMPAEGMQFQPQDEIMSYEEITAVVEALAPLGLSKIRLTGGEPLVRKDLDKLVSMIAAIPGIEDISLTTNGLMLPAKAALLKQAGLSRVNISLDSLRQDRFAMITRGGEVAKVLKGIEAAEAAGLSPIKLNVVLMKGINDDEIKDFISLTLNSPLNVRFIEYMPIGSASDAWRQTYLPLETVVEACHEAGWATEEADMPSGNGPSQNRRVVGARGTFGLIHPVSEHFCDNCNRLRLTADGHIKACLYWADEYNVRPLTSDPAAVQALFRQALGNKPHNHEMALALERKAQSHTPTVRRMSQIGG
- a CDS encoding helix-turn-helix domain-containing protein, yielding MEHTVTIRDELWAYLAQEDLSINRFAALSGIHSGTLSRIMKGRQAMAMSHLERITQTMGLAEDFFYSKYVNECLYDSAPTWRRLRPFILRSAQLERLDCIEQLIHGLLDNLVYAPLLFDLAEELFQQDKHQAAAIIYENVAASEKYQHSERLALCQYRLFVMALGDDPQQNLIEATLFENYVNRLDEAHQLDALKQLLHVYYSLHHWEKAEELAQELYRLATIQYQFRSRSDHRDTSHEVLKRPVYYYILYAQLMRSCTYEERGDHKTALKLVPLYTDGSWIQEKGEEVNQIVAQFKEWGTANTYLNRLMDGQQEALEEYVEFVSTREKEIFAALFRIVQTANRYHWDVDHILQRFSAYIPYRRHFIRDKQINDDHHARFRSELATYYLARRRFGAKEIAMRSVDLSAEVDHDRNVIKGTISVDFEINIAST
- a CDS encoding helix-turn-helix domain-containing protein; translated protein: MESTATIRDQLADYLSEQGMSINQFADRCGINSGTLSRIVKGNQPIAMSHLELLTKGMGKGEDHFFSLYVDECFYYSAPTWRRLRPFMIRCAELGRMDCIERMVQILLDNLNNVPTLFEVAEGLFKQGQWQAAALLYENVSASEKYQYSERLAMCQYRLFRIALGDDQSENLRAATLFEPYVPRLDEADQLDALRHLLHVYCSLHQWCEVAKLAQEMLQLASILYEMKDNFNRTNSNDKTPEKPIYFYILYAHLLRSSAYVELGDYKKALDLIPLYTNGNWIREDNEEVQRILAQFQDWGKANTYLYRLLDGQIEVLDDYVEYISIHKGEIFTAIYYIIKSANKYNWNIDQILVRFSDYIPYRIHHSEFGEYNQQIMTDQYARFLAELAAYYLHNKRREGIRFILHSLECSSKINNDDIVINCVDLFEQYRYLASLEEKERYKTKIREVRVENEKKAHNMVSLI